A DNA window from Staphylococcus warneri contains the following coding sequences:
- a CDS encoding CvpA family protein, producing MLLDIVVLMILCYVSIVGFRRGLWLSSIHAISTFASLWIAQQFYREIAQRLIVFLPFPKTVAFDTQYAIHFNHLQYRFESMIAFIVIAISCKLILYLIIVTFDNIVAYQPLNIISRVLGIVLSLFIDVIIIQIFTYIIALYPNAMLQGQLGHSLLAKQILLHTPYVSQMILNL from the coding sequence ATGCTATTAGATATCGTTGTACTAATGATATTATGCTATGTTTCAATTGTTGGATTTCGACGGGGATTATGGCTTTCGAGCATACATGCTATAAGTACGTTTGCATCGTTATGGATTGCACAACAATTTTATCGAGAGATTGCGCAGCGATTAATTGTATTTTTACCATTTCCAAAGACTGTCGCATTTGATACACAATATGCCATTCATTTTAATCACCTACAGTATCGTTTTGAATCAATGATTGCTTTTATTGTGATTGCAATAAGCTGTAAGTTGATTTTATATCTAATCATCGTCACATTTGATAATATAGTGGCATATCAACCTTTAAATATCATAAGCCGCGTTTTAGGTATTGTTTTAAGCCTATTCATTGATGTGATAATCATACAAATATTTACCTATATAATCGCGTTATATCCCAATGCAATGTTACAAGGTCAATTAGGACATTCATTACTTGCCAAACAAATTTTATTGCATACACCTTATGTTTCACAAATGATTTTAAATTTATAA
- the zapA gene encoding cell division protein ZapA — protein MGEFKNRINVTINDQHFTIIGDDSPEHIRHVAHLVDEKMKELGRKSAGLDTTRKAILTAVNVMHDKVSLEEENRRLQHELDQIKQRED, from the coding sequence ATGGGTGAGTTTAAGAATAGGATAAATGTTACAATCAATGATCAACATTTCACAATAATCGGCGATGATAGCCCGGAACATATAAGACATGTTGCACATTTAGTGGATGAGAAAATGAAAGAATTAGGACGAAAATCTGCAGGTTTAGACACTACTAGAAAAGCGATTTTAACAGCAGTGAACGTGATGCATGACAAAGTGAGCTTAGAAGAAGAAAATCGTCGATTACAACACGAATTAGATCAGATTAAACAACGAGAAGATTAA